In Sparus aurata chromosome 2, fSpaAur1.1, whole genome shotgun sequence, a single genomic region encodes these proteins:
- the LOC115566254 gene encoding olfactory receptor 142-like, with the protein MVLNSTVSNFILGGYLQVGNLRYLYFMLTAFLYIVMVVLNTSLIVVICMNRSLHEPMYMFLCSLFVNELYGSSGLFPFLLTQILSDIHTVSASLCYLQVYCLYTYGNVEFVNLVVMSYDRYLAICCPLQYNTRMTCNKAVMLIGVIWSYSCGIFLIKLSLTIRLPLCRNIINGLYCLNYPVVKLACSDTKVNNIYGIVTTALFFLFTLVPILFSYLKILHICFSGSKQTRQKAVSTCTPHLVSLMNFAVGGCFQIFQSRFDMTSVPGVLQIILALYFVIIQPLLNPVMYGLQMSNIRKIYTHLLC; encoded by the coding sequence ATGGTGTTAAATTCAACTGTATCTAATTTTATTCTGGGAGGCTATCTGCAGGTTGGAAACTTAAGATACTTATACTTTATGCTAACTGCATTCCTTTACATTGTTATGGTTGTTTTAAACACATCTCTCATTGTGGTTATCTGTATGAACAGGAGCTTACATGAACCTATGTACATGTTCCTGTGCagtctgtttgtaaatgaactgTATGGTAGTTCAGGGTTGTTTCCGTTCCTTCTGACTCAGATTCTCTCTGACATTCACActgtttctgcttctctttgttaCCTGCAGGTTTACTGTTTGTATACATATGGTAATGTAGAGTTTGTCAATTTAGTCGTCATGTCTTATGACAGATATCTTGCTATCTGTTGTCCTCTACAATATAACACACGTATGACATGTAACAAGGCAGTGATGCTTATTGGTGTGATATGGTCGTACTCATGTGGGATATTCTTGATTAAATTATCCTTAACCATCCGTTTGCCACTTTGTAGGAACATCATAAACGGTTTGTATTGTCTGAACTACCCAGTTGTTAAGTTGGCCTGTTCTGACACCAAAGTGAACAACATCTATGGCATTGTCACAACTGctctcttctttttatttactcTGGTTCCAATTCTGTTTTCTTACTTGAAAattcttcacatttgtttttctggttCCAAACAGACCAGACAAAAAGCTGTCAGTACTTGCACACCTCACCTTGTGTCTCTAATGAATTTTGCCGTTGGTGGCTGCTTCCAAATATTTCAGAGTAGATTTGATATGACCAGTGTACCCGGTGTGCTGCAAATCATTCTTGCTCTGTATTTTGTAATCATTCAGCCACTCTTGAATCCTGTCATGTATGGACTACAAATGTCCAACATCCgaaaaatatatacacacctGTTATGTTAA
- the LOC115570932 gene encoding olfactory receptor 10A6-like: MVNSTLSYFILSTYIHVGTLRYLYFTLTALLYIGIVFVNISLIVVICMNRSLHEPMYMFLCSLFVNELYGSSGLFPFLLTQILSDIHTVSASLCYLQVFCVYTYGNVEFTNLAVMSYDRYLAICCPLQYNTHMTFNKVGIFIASIWLYSFVKFLITLSLNIRLPLCGNIINSLYCHNYLIVKLACSDIEVNNIYGIFGVILTILVPLLPILFSYVKIFYVCFSGSKQTRQKAVSTCTPHLASLLNFSFGCCFEILQSRFDVSGVPSVLRIILSLYFLIIQPLLNPVMYGLQMSKIRKACKQLFCSKMLTGHRNTV, translated from the coding sequence ATGGTAAATTCAACTTTATCTTATTTCATTCTtagcacatacatacatgtaggAACATTGAGATACCTGTATTTTACATTAACAGCTTTGCTTTACATTGGTATTGTGTTTGTTAACATTTCCCTCATCGTGGTTATCTGTATGAACAGGAGCTTACATGAACCTATGTACATGTTCCTGTGCagtctgtttgtaaatgaactgTATGGTAGTTCAGGGTTGTTTCCGTTCCTTCTGACTCAGATTCTCTCTGACATTCACActgtttctgcttctctttgttaCCTGCAGGTTTTCTGTGTGTACACTTATGGCAATGTAGAATTTACCAATTTAGCTGTCATGTCTTATGACAGATATCTTGCTATCTGCTGTCCTCTGCAGTATAACACACATATGACGTTTAACAAGGTGGGGATATTTATTGCTTCAATATGGTTGTACTCTTTTGTGAAATTCTTAATTACTTTATCCTTAAACATCCGTTTGCCGCTCTGTGGAAACATCATAAACAGTTTGTATTGTCATAACTATCTTATTGTAAAGTTGGCATGTTCTGACATTGAAGTCAATAACATTTATGGAATTTTTGGTGTTATTCTCACCATCTTAGTCCCTCTGCTTCCAATTCTTTTTTCTTACGTGAAAATTTTTTATGTTTGCTTTTCTGGTTCCAAACAGACCAGACAAAAAGCTGTCAGTACCTGCACACCTCACCTCGCTTCCCTCTTAAACTTTTCTTTTGGTTGCTGCTTTGAAATACTGCAGAGTAGATTTGATGTGAGTGGTGTTCCCAGTGTGCTGCGGATCATTCTGTCTCTGTACTTTCTCATCATACAGCCACTTTTGAATCCTGTCATGTATGGATtgcaaatgtcaaaaataaggAAAGCATGTAAACAACTGTTCTGTTCTAAAATGTTGACTGGTCACAGAAATACTGTGTAG
- the LOC115570939 gene encoding LOW QUALITY PROTEIN: olfactory receptor 142-like (The sequence of the model RefSeq protein was modified relative to this genomic sequence to represent the inferred CDS: inserted 1 base in 1 codon), translating to MVVHSNVSTVSNFILGGYLQVGNLRYLYFMLTAFLYIVMVVLNTSLIVVICMNRSLHEPMYMFLCSLFVNELYGSSGLFPFLLTQILSDIHTVSASLCYLQIFCLYTYGNVEFYNLAVMSYDRYLAICCPLQYHTRMTCNKAVIFIVALWLYSFGKFLITLSLNLHMPLCGNIINSLYCQNYLVVKLACSDTKVNNIYGLFSTTVSIVSLCFXILFSYMKILKICFSGSKQTRQKAVSTCTPHLVSILNFTCGGCFQIVQSRLDMTSVPRVLQIILSLYFMILQPLLNPVMYGMEMSKIRNVFLKFSGVING from the exons ATGGTGGTACATTCAAATGTATCAACTGTATCTAATTTTATTCTGGGAGGCTATCTGCAGGTTGGAAACTTAAGATACTTATACTTTATGCTAACTGCATTCCTTTACATTGTTATGGTTGTTTTAAACACATCTCTCATTGTGGTTATCTGTATGAACAGGAGCTTACATGAACCTATGTACATGTTCCTGTGCagtctgtttgtaaatgaactgTATGGTAGTTCAGGGTTGTTTCCGTTCCTTCTGACTCAGATTCTCTCTGACATTCACActgtttctgcttctctttgttacctgcagattttttgtttgtatacaTATGGCAATGTAGAATTTTATAATTTAGCTGTCATGTCTTATGACAGATATCTTGCTATCTGTTGTCCTCTACAATATCACACACGTATGACATGTAACAAGGCAGTTATCTTTATTGTTGCATTATGGTTGTACTCTTTTGGAAAATTCTTAATCACTTTATCCTTAAACCTCCATATGCCACTGTGTGGAAATATCATTAACAGTTTGTACTGTCAGAATTACCTTGTTGTTAAGTTGGCATGTTCTGACACCAAAGTGAACAACATCTATGGGCTTTTTTCCACCACCGTCTCCATTGTGTCCCTCTGCT CAATTCTATTTTCTTACATGAAGATTCTCAAAATTTGTTTTTCTGGTTCCAAACAGACCAGACAAAAAGCTGTCAGTACCTGCACACCTCACCTTGTGTCTATTCTGAATTTTACTTGTGGTGGCTGCTTTCAAATAGTTCAGAGTAGACTTGATATGACCAGTGTACCCAGAGTGCTGCAAATTATTCTGTCTCTCTATTTTATGATACTTCAACCACTTTTGAATCCTGTCATGTATGGAATGGAAATGTCAAAAATACGAAATGTGTTTCTAAAATTCTCTGGTGTTATAAATGGGTGA
- the LOC115566247 gene encoding olfactory receptor 2A14-like, whose protein sequence is MVLNSTVSNFILGGYLQVGNLRYLYFMLTAFLYIVMVVLNTSLIVVICMNRSLHEPMYMFLCSLFVNELYGSSGFFPFLLTQILSDIHTVSASLCYLQIFCLYSYSNVEFATFAVMSYDRYLAICCPLQYHIRMTCNKAVIFIVALWLFSFMIFFITLSLNIRLSLCGNIMNSLYCQNYLVVKLACSDTKVNNIYGIFATALFFLVTLFPILFSYIKILKICFSGSRQTRQKAFGTCTPHLVSILNFTFGCCCQIVQSRFDMTSVPRVLQIILALYFLILQPLLNPVMYGLQMSNIRKIYTHLLC, encoded by the coding sequence ATGGTGTTAAATTCAACTGTATCTAATTTTATTCTGGGAGGCTATCTGCAGGTTGGAAACTTAAGATACTTATACTTTATGCTAACTGCATTCCTTTACATTGTTATGGTTGTTTTAAACACATCTCTCATCGTGGTTATCTGTATGAACAGGAGCTTACATGAACCTATGTACATGTTCCTGTGCagtctgtttgtaaatgaactgTATGGTAGTTCAGGGTTTTTTCCGTTCCTTCTGACTCAGATTCTCTCTGACATTCACActgtttctgcttctctttgttaCCTGCAGATTTTCTGTTTGTATTCTTACAGCAATGTAGAATTTGCCACTTTTGCCGTCATGTCTTATGACAGATATCTTGCTATCTGTTGTCCTCTGCAGTATCACATACGTATGACATGTAACAAGGCAGTTATCTTTATTGTTGCATTATGGTTGTTCTCTTTCATGATATTCTTTATCACTTTATCCTTAAACATCCGTTTGTCACTGTGTGGAAACATCATGAACAGTTTGTACTGTCAGAATTACCTTGTTGTTAAGTTGGCATGTTCTGACACCAAAGTGAACAACATCTATGGAATTTTTGCAACTGCTCTCTTCTTCTTAGTCACTCTGTTTCCAATTCTGTTTTCTTATATAAAAATTCTCAAAATTTGTTTTTCTGGTTCCAGACAGACCAGACAAAAAGCTTTCGGTACCTGCACACCTCACCTTGTGTCTATTCTGAATTTTACTTTTGGTTGCTGCTGTCAAATAGTTCAGAGTAGATTTGATATGACCAGTGTACCCAGAGTGCTGCAAATCATTCTTGCTCTTTACTTTCTCATCTTACAACCACTTTTGAATCCTGTCATGTATGGACTACAAATGTCCAACATCCgaaaaatatatacacacctGTTATGTTAA
- the LOC115566224 gene encoding olfactory receptor 11A1-like, whose protein sequence is MMLNSTSSTLSHFVLGAYLHVGNLGYLYFVLTALLYIVIVFVNTSLIVVICMNRSLHEPMYMFLCSLFVNELYGSSGLFPFLLTQILSDIHTVSASLCFLQIFCLYSYANVQFSNLAIMSYDRYLAICCPLQYNTRMTPKKVFLFIIVLWFYSCVKCLITLSLNIHLKLCGNIMNSLYCHNYLIVKLSCSDTRVNNIYGLFTAALSILVPLFPIIFSYMKILKICFSGSKQTRQKAVSTCTPHIASLINFSFGCLFQIIQTRFDMTNVPNVIQIILSLYFSLLQPLLNPIMYGLQMSKLRNTYKHLLCYTMLTAHRNTVQVQ, encoded by the coding sequence ATGATGTTAAATTCAACTTCATCAACTTTATCTCATTTTGTTCTTGGAGCTTATTTACATGTTGGAAACTTAGGATACTTGTATTTTGTGTTAACAGCTTTGCTTTACATTGTTATTGTGTTTGTCAACACATCTCTCATCGTGGTTATCTGTATGAACAGGAGCTTACATGAACCTATGTACATGTTCCTGTGCagtctgtttgtaaatgaactgTATGGTAGTTCAGGGTTGTTTCCGTTCCTTCTGACTCAGATTCTCTCTGACATTCACActgtttctgcttctctttgtttccTGCAGATTTTCTGTTTGTATTCTTATGCAAATGTACAGTTTTCTAATTTAGCCATCATGTCTTATGACAGATATCTTGCTATCTGTTGTCCTCTGCAGTATAACACACGTATGACACCTAAAAAGGTATTTCTGTTCATAATTGTCTTGTGGTTTTACTCTTGTGTGAAATGTCTGATTACTTTATCCTTAAACATCCATTTGAAGCTTTGTGGGAACATCATGAACAGTTTGTATTGTCATAACTACCTTATTGTAAAACTGTCCTGTTCTGACACCAGAGTGAACAACATTTATGGACTTTTCACCGCTGCTCTATCAATTTTGGTCCCTCTGTTTCCAATCATTTTCTCTTACATGAAAATTCTTAAAATTTGCTTTTCTGGTTCCAAACAGACGAGACAGAAAGCCGTCAGTACCTGCACACCTCACATTGCCTCTCTCATAAACTTTTCTTTCGGGTGTTTGTTCCAAATAATTCAGACAAGATTTGATATGACAAATGTTCCCAATGTCATACAAATCATTTTGTCgttatatttttcattattgCAACCACTTTTGAATCCTATTATGTACGGACTGCAAATGTCCAAACTACGaaatacatataaacatttGTTATGTTATACAATGTTGACTGCTCACAGAAATACTGTGCAAGTGCAATAA